The following proteins are encoded in a genomic region of Gossypium hirsutum isolate 1008001.06 chromosome D05, Gossypium_hirsutum_v2.1, whole genome shotgun sequence:
- the LOC107906652 gene encoding histone deacetylase HDT1 isoform X3: MEFWGIEVKSGQPIKADPGANYVIHLSQASLGESKNKAESVPLYVNVDGKKLILGTLSHQICPQLSFDLVFDEEFELSHNWKNGSVYFLGYKTFIPEEGDDFGMSSEEESEEEEDEELPVAAAAAAAAVNGKAKPDAKTAKANAGKPDAVKQSGKIAEPSNNRKSEDEDDDDESEDESGSDEEDDSDDDDESDEMSMDESSDDEDEETPKKVESSKKIPVESSKKRPAEAATPASAKKAKSAVTPQKTDGKKGGHTATPHPAKQSGKNSAKSPKSGRSGLRAV, translated from the exons GTATTGAAGTTAAGTCTGGGCAGCCTATTAAAGCAGATCCTGGTGCTAACTACGTTATCCATCTTTCCCAG GCTTCACTTGGAGAGTCCAAGAACAAAGCAGAATCCGTTCCACTCTATGTGAATGTTGATGGAAAGAAACTTATTCTGGGAACCCTTTCCCACCAGATTTGCCCTCAATTATCTTTTGATTTAGTATTTGACGAAGAGTTTGAGCTCTCCCACAACTGGAAAAACGGGAGCGTATATTTCCTCGGTTATAAAACTTTCATACCAGAGGAAGG TGATGATTTTG GTATGTCTAGTGAAGAAGAAAGCGAGGAGGAGGAAGATGAGGAGCTTCCTGtcgctgctgctgctgctgctgctgcagtAAATG GAAAAGCTAAGCCAGATGCAAAAACAGCCAAGGCTAATGCTGGGAAACCTGATGCTGTTAAACAATCTGGCAAGATAGCAGAACCTAGCAATAACAGGAAATCTgaggatgaagatgatgatgatgagtcCGAGGATGAGAGTGGTTCTGATGAGGAAGATGATTCTGATGACGATGATGAGTCTGACGAG ATGTCTATGGATGAAAGTTCAGATGACGAGGATGAGGAGACACCTAAGAAG GTCGAGTCAAGCAAGAAGATACCTGTCGAGTCAAGCAAGAAGAGACCTGCTGAAGCTGCAACCCCTGCTTCTGCAAAAAAGGCTAAATCTGCAGTTACACCTCAGAAGACAG ATGGTAAGAAGGGTGGACACACAGCAACACCGCATCCAGCAAAGCAATCTGGGAAAAATTCTGCAAAGTCTCCAAAGTCTG GTCGTTCGGGTCTGAGGGCGGTTTAG
- the LOC107906652 gene encoding histone deacetylase HDT1 isoform X1, with translation MEFWGIEVKSGQPIKADPGANYVIHLSQASLGESKNKAESVPLYVNVDGKKLILGTLSHQICPQLSFDLVFDEEFELSHNWKNGSVYFLGYKTFIPEEGDDFGMSSEEESEEEEDEELPVAAAAAAAAVNGKAKPDAKTAKANAGKPDAVKQSGKIAEPSNNRKSEDEDDDDESEDESGSDEEDDSDDDDESDEMSMDESSDDEDEETPKKVESSKKIPVESSKKRPAEAATPASAKKAKSAVTPQKTDGKKGGHTATPHPAKQSGKNSAKSPKSGGQFSCGSCNKSFGSEGGLESHKKAKHGGK, from the exons GTATTGAAGTTAAGTCTGGGCAGCCTATTAAAGCAGATCCTGGTGCTAACTACGTTATCCATCTTTCCCAG GCTTCACTTGGAGAGTCCAAGAACAAAGCAGAATCCGTTCCACTCTATGTGAATGTTGATGGAAAGAAACTTATTCTGGGAACCCTTTCCCACCAGATTTGCCCTCAATTATCTTTTGATTTAGTATTTGACGAAGAGTTTGAGCTCTCCCACAACTGGAAAAACGGGAGCGTATATTTCCTCGGTTATAAAACTTTCATACCAGAGGAAGG TGATGATTTTG GTATGTCTAGTGAAGAAGAAAGCGAGGAGGAGGAAGATGAGGAGCTTCCTGtcgctgctgctgctgctgctgctgcagtAAATG GAAAAGCTAAGCCAGATGCAAAAACAGCCAAGGCTAATGCTGGGAAACCTGATGCTGTTAAACAATCTGGCAAGATAGCAGAACCTAGCAATAACAGGAAATCTgaggatgaagatgatgatgatgagtcCGAGGATGAGAGTGGTTCTGATGAGGAAGATGATTCTGATGACGATGATGAGTCTGACGAG ATGTCTATGGATGAAAGTTCAGATGACGAGGATGAGGAGACACCTAAGAAG GTCGAGTCAAGCAAGAAGATACCTGTCGAGTCAAGCAAGAAGAGACCTGCTGAAGCTGCAACCCCTGCTTCTGCAAAAAAGGCTAAATCTGCAGTTACACCTCAGAAGACAG ATGGTAAGAAGGGTGGACACACAGCAACACCGCATCCAGCAAAGCAATCTGGGAAAAATTCTGCAAAGTCTCCAAAGTCTGGTGGTCAATTCTCTTGTGGTTCTTGTAACAA GTCGTTCGGGTCTGAGGGCGGTTTAGAGTCTCACAAGAAGGCCAAGCATGGTGGCAAATGA
- the LOC107906652 gene encoding histone deacetylase HDT1 isoform X2: MEFWGIEVKSGQPIKADPGANYVIHLSQASLGESKNKAESVPLYVNVDGKKLILGTLSHQICPQLSFDLVFDEEFELSHNWKNGSVYFLGYKTFIPEEGDDFGMSSEEESEEEEDEELPVAAAAAAAAVNGKAKPDAKTAKANAGKPDAVKQSGKIAEPSNNRKSEDEDDDDESEDESGSDEEDDSDDDDESDEMSMDESSDDEDEETPKKVESSKKIPVESSKKRPAEAATPASAKKAKSAVTPQKTDGKKGGHTATPHPAKQSGKNSAKSPKSFGSEGGLESHKKAKHGGK; this comes from the exons GTATTGAAGTTAAGTCTGGGCAGCCTATTAAAGCAGATCCTGGTGCTAACTACGTTATCCATCTTTCCCAG GCTTCACTTGGAGAGTCCAAGAACAAAGCAGAATCCGTTCCACTCTATGTGAATGTTGATGGAAAGAAACTTATTCTGGGAACCCTTTCCCACCAGATTTGCCCTCAATTATCTTTTGATTTAGTATTTGACGAAGAGTTTGAGCTCTCCCACAACTGGAAAAACGGGAGCGTATATTTCCTCGGTTATAAAACTTTCATACCAGAGGAAGG TGATGATTTTG GTATGTCTAGTGAAGAAGAAAGCGAGGAGGAGGAAGATGAGGAGCTTCCTGtcgctgctgctgctgctgctgctgcagtAAATG GAAAAGCTAAGCCAGATGCAAAAACAGCCAAGGCTAATGCTGGGAAACCTGATGCTGTTAAACAATCTGGCAAGATAGCAGAACCTAGCAATAACAGGAAATCTgaggatgaagatgatgatgatgagtcCGAGGATGAGAGTGGTTCTGATGAGGAAGATGATTCTGATGACGATGATGAGTCTGACGAG ATGTCTATGGATGAAAGTTCAGATGACGAGGATGAGGAGACACCTAAGAAG GTCGAGTCAAGCAAGAAGATACCTGTCGAGTCAAGCAAGAAGAGACCTGCTGAAGCTGCAACCCCTGCTTCTGCAAAAAAGGCTAAATCTGCAGTTACACCTCAGAAGACAG ATGGTAAGAAGGGTGGACACACAGCAACACCGCATCCAGCAAAGCAATCTGGGAAAAATTCTGCAAAGTCTCCAAA GTCGTTCGGGTCTGAGGGCGGTTTAGAGTCTCACAAGAAGGCCAAGCATGGTGGCAAATGA